The Nicotiana tabacum cultivar K326 chromosome 1, ASM71507v2, whole genome shotgun sequence genome segment TCCCAGTAATTAGATTAGCCAGATCCAAAGGATCATCAATCACACCAATCAGCGCCTCCAACCTTTGCACACGATCACACAAGTCTGAAGTGGATCCACCAGCCATGGTCCCAATTCACGAGCAAAGCTCTGATACTAGTTGTTACAAGGCTAATTTTTCGCAACCAGCACTACACGACAGCAGCCTGACTCTCAAGCCACTCGGCCTTACTTTTTTCGCACACAATTTGACATTTAGAATTATTTCAGACTTGTAAAACTTAAGCAACACACAGTAGTACGGGTAAAATCCAACCTTTATTCTATTCTCGCTGAATATACAAAGGACACTTAGTTGGAAGGCTCACATATGCTTATTTGCCTTAAACCAATCGAAATACAATAATATAAAGGGGGCGCCTATGGCAGATTACAAGGGGCAGTTATACAATGTGCTTGGCACATGCCAAGCCTAAAAATAAGCACAAAAACTTAGCCACATTTTTGAATTCATCTTCCCACGAAATGAACTCCCCTTCAGCACTTTGACCAACTGCAACATGTGCATTGCACATGACTTAAACTTCCACAACATAtgcatattgcacttcttcacaGTCACATGACTTGCACACTTGTTCCACAACTTTGCCCACACTTTGCCTTCTGCTTGCCTTGTCTTGTATTTGGACCATACCTCGCCCATAAGCTCATACAACGTCTTGTCACAACCTTTTTCGTCCCTCTGATCCGCACGCATGCCTTAGCCAAGTGTCATGCGCCTTCGTTTTCCATAGTTGTCGCCCACAATCAAGGCTGCCTTGCCATCACCCAAGACACCTTGTCTAGCTGACCTGCCCAAGTCCATGCACTAACTTAGGCACACTCCCAGCTCCGCACATTGCTTGCCAACACCCACACGAACCTATGCCAAATGGCAATATACAAGCCCTTGACATTGGTCCTGCCTGACATCCGTCATGTCTAAATATTAGGGGCTAACCGGAAGATACTTAACCCTATCCACTCAGTTTTGGGTTGTCAGCCCAACTAACCAAGACCAAGCTCCTCCTTGGTCACGCCCACACTATGGTCTCATTACCTCGCCATCGCGCCATTCTCTTCTCTCCTAATTCCCCCACCCGCATTGCTTTCCTCGTCATTCCGTCTTATAATAGACAACAACCAAATAATCGCCCCAAACGACGTTGTATTTTCGTCGAACACCTCAAGAGCAATCCCTTTACTTCACATCTTCTTGCCCGTTCCCTTGCCTCCTCCTCATCTGTAATGGGATCCCTTTCAGCCCTCAACGAACCTCTGCCGTACCCAATTGCTCGCCGCGATGAATCTGTTGTAGATAACTATCATGGAGTTAACGTTCCTGATCCTTATAGATGGTACAATTTTGGGCAAATTAATTAGAATTAGCTCAATGAACATGCTCTAACTACTTCAGCTCTCTATTTTACGGCAATTTCGTGCGAAAAGATACAATTTTTTGAAACAGTAATTTTTGCTAGTGTCTTGCTTCGATAAATTCGTGATTTGCTTTGATAAatattgatttttttaaaaaattgtgtTTGAACCTTTTGATTAGGCTTGAGGATCCCGACTCAGAGGAGACCAAGGAGTTTGTGGAAAAGCAGGTGAATCTAACGGACTTAGTTCTCAAGACTTGTGAGACAAGAGAAAAGCTACGGGAAAAAATCACGAAATTGTACGATTTTCCAAAATATGAAGTCCCTTTTAGGGCGGGCGATAAGTACTTTTACTTCCACAATTCAGGACTTCAACCCCAAAAAGTCCTTTACGTGCAGGTCTGCAAAGATTCCATTTTTAGCGGAAATAATATAGATGATTCGTTTGGTCAACCCCAACTGGTTAGAATTGAGGCATTAGTTGATTGACTGTGTCTTATTGCTTGGTGATTCTAGGATAGTTTGGACGGAGAACCAGAGGTTTTGCTTGATCCAAACACACTTAGTGAGGACGGGACAGTTGCTTTGAGTATTTGCTCCATTAGTGAGGATGCTAAGTACTTGGCATATGGTATTAGTTCGAGCGGTAGTGATTGGGTGACTATCAAAGTTATGCAGGTTGATGATAAGAGCGTCAATCCTGATGTAGTCTCGTGGGTAAGTGTTTGGAAAGGTGATAACTTTTGATTATGGTGGACATATTTCTTTACTTGGAGTTCTTTATTTGTCATTATGGGTGTAATTGTTTTCCTCACAGGTTAAGTTCTCTGATGCTAGCTGGACCCATGATAGCAAAGGGTTTTTCTATAGCCGTTATCCAGCGCCAAAGTGAGTACTGAAAGTTATATTCTCTTCACAAATCTGTTTCATATACAAGTGTGGTTTGAGAATCATGAAGTTTCTGTATCATCTGATCTATTTCTGAGggggaaaaattcaaaaaacctATATCATCTGATCTGATGTAAAGTAATCTGCTGGCTAATTTTCCGATAAGTTAAAAAGGTTCGGTGTAATATGTATTGTGCTACTATCTCCTGGTATGTCATCATTGTAATGGTACAAATATCCAAACAGAACCTTGTTTCATAGTAAAGGTACAAACTATGTTgggcggactctccaaaatgctgCCGCGcctgtgtcggatcctccaaaaacgcactacttttggaggatccgacacgcacccagcaacattttcggagagtccgagcgACATTGAGTATAAACATCTAATAGTAACGGTATAACACTTCAATTATTTTGTGCGACTCTAAGTTTTGGAGTGTGTCTGGCTTCTTAGTGATGGAGAAAGTTTGGATGCTGGGACAGAGACACATGCCAATCTGAACCATGAAGTGTATTATCATCGCTTGGGTACTGATCAGTCCGATGATATCTTGTGCTGGAAAGATCCTGAAAATCCAAAGTGTACACGATCAGCTTCGGTGACAGAAGATGGAAAGGTTTACTATAGAATCTCCCTAATCTGTTGCACAATTATTGCTGTCTGAGAACtatgaattttcaaattttaatgTAATATCAATATTTTGTTTTCTTCCTAAATCCTGGAAAAATAGACATGGGTCTGGGAAAGATAAAGATGTATCAAGAATTACCAGGAACAGAGATACATTGATAAGGATCACTCTCGTAGATGTAATGTGCTTCTTGCTAAATTTTCTGGGGTGAACAGCCATGTTGTTGTTTTGACAATAGTATAAGTGTCGTACTTACCATTTAATGAAATTTATGCTACGATGGTAAGGCGTGGAGTTTGGGAAAGCAGGACGGTActtataagaagaagaaaaaagagagaaaatccTGACAAGGTGCTAAGAAGACATGACTCCTATGGGAACACAAAATGAGTAGTCAAAGAACTACTTTCTTAAAAGGCTTTTAATCAGGATGATTGTGACACTTGGAGCACTTTTATCCCATATTAGATTGTAAATTGAATTGAAGTGAGGGTCATTGGATTCTTGAAAAGCAACTCCTTGTTTTGGGTTTACCTTTTGTCTTTCCTACATTGATGAAGTTCTTTTTGTTCACAGGTTTTAATTTGGTTTTACCTTGCCTTATCCAAAAAAATAAGTTAATCTTGTTTACAATCTAATTTTACAAACTATTGTTCTGCAGTACGTTCTCCTGTATACTTATGAAAACTGTGATCCAGTCAACAAAGTTTATTACTGCGATTTATCTGCACTTCCTGATGGGATTGAAGGTTATAAAGGAAGAAATGAGTTGCTACCCTTTATCAAGCTTGTTGATAACTTTGATGCCTCTTATGACTGTGTTGCAAATGATGGCACTGCTTTCACTTTCCGTACCAATAAGGATGCTCCCAAGTATAAGTTAGTCAGAGTAGATCTGAAGGAACCCGATTCTTGGTCTGATATCGTCAGAGAGGATGAAAAGGATGTGCTTGAATCAGCTGTTGCTGTCAATGACAATCAACTGGTTGTGAGTTATTTGAGTGATGTGAAAAATGTTTTGCAGTTGAGAGATTTGAAAGCAGGAGTATTGCTTCATCATTTACCCATTGATATAGGCACAGTGTCTGGAATTTCTGCTCGCCGCAAAGACAGCACCATTTTTATTGGATTTACAAACTTCCTAATCCCTGGAATTATATATGAGTGTGATCTCAAAGCAGAGGTTCCGAATCTGAAAGTATTTCGAGAAACTGTTGTCCCTGGGTTTGATCATACTGAGTTTCAAGTTAATCAGGTGAATGGGGCTTTTTGTCACAATTATGCTTGTGTAGTTTTTTTTTCCTGATAAGTAATTATGCTTGTGtagtttaatttttataatacTTGAAACTTGTGTCTTTTGACCTTTTCTCCCTATTAGTGTATAGTCTTGGCGTAGTGGACACTTCTACTCAGGTTTTATAAATGAAAAGTCTGTGCATGTTTTTTTCCATTGAATCAACCCATTTTTCCAAATTTGTTTAACCTGAAATATCTAAGCTAAACTAGGAGATTTACACTTACATGCTCACTCATTCAGCTCCTGTAGAATAGGAAAATTACAGATTATTAGTTCCAAATTAtgatcttttccttttcttttaaatttaatattttctgCAACATACCTTCCTGCATCTCTTTGCCGCACTCCAATTCGCTTGGTGTAGTCAGCTACCCTTATTCTTCTTGACAGAAGACAAATACCTGAACTTTTTCCAAATCTGTAAAGGGTCAATACTTGTCATAGAATCTGTGTGAGCATGTCTACCCATTTTGAGACAAGGAAACTTTATTACTCTTTTCTTCTGGAAAAACAATGTCTTGTCTCTTTTGTAAACTACTTTTGTCTGATGTCTCCTTTTCTTTCATGGTTGGGGTTTACTTTTGCAGGTTTTTGTGCCCAGTAAAGACGGTGTCAAGATCCCTATGTTCATAGTGGCTGGAAAGGATATTTCCTTGGATGGATCACACCCTTGCTTATTATATGGATATGGAGGATTCAATATTAGCATTACTCCATACTTCTCCGTCGGTCGTGTTGTAATTGCAAAGCATTTAGGTGTTGTGTTCTGCATTGCAAATATTCGTGGCGGCGGGGAATATGGAGAAGATTGGCATAAAGCTGGCTCCCTTTCCAAAAAGCAAAATTGCTTTGATGACTTCATATCTGCTGCTGAGTATCTTGTGACAGCTGGTTACACTCAGCCAGAGAAGTTGTGTATCGAAGGTGGAAGCAATGGCGGGCTTCTTGTTGGAGCATGCATCAATCAGGTACTTAAACTGTTTCTTCAATATCGCTATCTTACTTTACAGCATTCTAGTGTTGATGAATCAGTGGTTGACTGTGGAAGCTTCATAATTGCAGAGACCTGATCTCTTTGGCTGTGCTCTTGCGCATGTTGGTGTTATGGATATGCTTAGATTTCACAAGTTTACTATAGGTAGTGTACTGTAGACTGAGTTCTCATCTTCAATGATGCATATTGGTTTTGCTCATTTGCTCTTTACAACTTATATTCTCTTCCTCACTAGGTCATGCCTGGACTTCTGATTATGGCTGTTCAGACAAGGAAGAAGAGTTTCAGTGGCTAATCAAGTGAGTTTTGGAACTTCCACTGAAACTTCCCTCGGCATACtcttaatatgcttttcaattcATGCATgtaagagaaaatgaaaaaaaaatatgacAGCGGTTCCCAAGGTTGAAAAACTGTCAGCATGGTGATAGATTGCTTTTGGAGGAATCCTTGTTTAGGCAATATTTCTCGTATTAGAGAATAAGATAAAGACAGCATGTTGCAACTGTGCTAGTCTACCTTGTCAACTATACATTTGATACTTTTCCTTCTCCTTCCTCCCCTTCCCTTTTCCCCCCTTTTCATTTCTGCATCTAACGATACTCAATGTTCTGTAGATTGAGGCATTTGGCCTAGCACTTTTTAATCCTTTTTCGAGCAGCGACATTAAATTTACTTAGTCTGTCATTCCCACTCAAATGTTTTCAGGTACTCACCACTCCATAATGTCAGAAGGCCATGGGAACAATCTCCTGATCAAGAATCTCAATATCCGTCCACTATGCTACTGACAGCAGATCATGATGATCGAGTGGTGCCACTGCACTCATTGAAATTATTGGCGGTAGGTTACTAAGTACTAACTAGCTAAATAGAATCCTGCTTCTTCTCCTGCCTCTTCATGGACAACTATGAGCCTTTTTATTGACATTTCATCTGCATCCAGATACAATTTTTTCCCCTACTTTTGATTGGCATGCATATTagttttcaaatttattttttttcgtGGAATAGGTTTTCAGAATATAGCATTTTAGATTGTAAATCCTGGGACTGATATGTGGTTTGTCTAAacaaatggaaaggaaggaaaaataaaatagattCTCTTTTGTTGCCTTCACCCAGGTTCATACATGTTTTGGTTAACCTACAAATATACAGCCACTTTTTTGTTTGGACTATTCTCCTTTGAAAATTTTCAATGTCGTACAGTCTAAAGTTATGTAAAAATATGAGTACTATATCTAGCCTGGACTTACAGCTTCAGAAGTTGAGGCTTGGGCTGCTGGTCGAATTTGTTCTCTCTTTTGGAAAAGTATATTCACATAGGCGAGTTTCCTTCATTGACTTCCAGTTGACGAGGGACTGTGGCCAAAATTGTTTAGAGACATGTTTCCAGAGATCATAATTCCTGCACAGCTAAAATCCCAGTGCTGCTATGGTCTGTCCCTATTTATAGCCTAGATGAGGATTTCATTATCTGTTTACTTTCTCAGAACTAAACTTGTTTCTTTATATGAAACATACATTTAATGAACCTGTGTGATCCACAGTTAAGCAGTTATAGAATTTCATATGCTTGTTCATGAAGGTTCATTACTGCTAATTTCTATGTGATTTATATCTTGTCTTCTTCTTGTTGTAAATTGAACCATTTTGCTAATTGTGATGTCTTCTTTAGACCATGCAATATGTCCTATGCACAAGCTTGGAGAAGAGTCCGCAGACCAATCCCATCATTGGTAGGATCGATCGCAAGGCTGGTCATGGAGCTGGACGACCAACACAAAAAGTGGTAAGGTTCTCACTAGTTATCGTTCCGGGCCACTTCCTGCTTCAATTGACAGTCACACTATTGAATGTAATACCTGTATTGCAGATTGATGAAGCTGCAGACAAATATGCCTTCATGGCTAAGGTCTTGGGTGCATCTTGGGTTGAGTAGATGAAGCTGATACCGAGCATTACTAAATCGTAAATTAAGATGGTGAATGGTGAATTTACATGTGGTAATAATTTGGCTGCAATTTCCAGATCAAGTATCTGTTTCCAATTCAAAGTTCTCAGAAATGAATCAGGCTCTCATCATTGACTATCTTTTCGGATTCCTATGGCGTGAAGGTGCACAAGAAGTTTAAAACAAAGATGAACGTATTTTCAGTTTTCAATACATTCTTGGCCAATTTTTGAAGCCCATCCATACCCTCATACGAGATTATGATATATTGCATCTTTAATTCATGGCCCTCCTTCAACCCCCAACCATTCTATGGTTTTGCTCCTCATGCATTGGTTCCCATGTGTATGAAAATGGGTCAGCATAATGATGGTTTCTCTTGATGGATATCATGCAATTTAGCTATTCTGCGAAAACTGATGTAAAGGTTGTGATATTTATTTTAGTTTCAATTGCAGAAAACATTCTTGTCAAATGGAACTTGATATCTTTTGACAACCTACTGCTTTTTTGTTGgtattaaaaaaaaactatttaccGAAGAGCTTTAACGAAgcagtaaaaagaaaaaaagaagaccgGGAAACAAAACTGAAGATTGAGCGATAGAGCCTCAACATTCTTTCCCCTCTTTCCAATATCCATCCTATACGATATTAGCATTCCTATactcagaggcggatccagaattttcgAAGGACGGGTTCAtcattactttttaaaaaaaaaattaaacataatAAGGTTGATAGGGGATTTGATCCCCTGACCTTAGGTTATTGGAAATAAGAGACCAAAACCAATGCACCACTTGGTCTCTTTTGACCATAGGTTCCATCAAGTAAAATTATGTACATCATATCTTTACTTTAACCCGAAGACTACGGGTTCACGTAAACCATATTTTACATGGTAGATCCGCCCCAGCCTATACTACTACTGAAATTGagttaaaagagtaaaaattctgCATCTTAATCTTCTTTGCTAGCCTTTGCTTCATAATGCTTTGTAGAAGACCTCTTGCACAATTTGCCTCGCTATTACTGTATGTGTCGAAATCTGACCATATGAAGATCGGCGCAAAAAGAAATGGCGAGGGGTCGATTAAGCCGTGGTTGTATCCATAAAGCACCGTAACGACGGGTATCTCGGCCATGGCCGAGGTCGAACCATCAGAAGGTCCGTATGGCGAAGTACGTGTCGTGGCATTTAGGGGGGACAACCTAAAGTACAATCGGCAGGTTAGGATACTCTGGCTAAGGAATGTTGGATAAAGGGGAatacttactatatatatatatatactaggtaagagaacgggggggggggggggggattttttCGGGCTTCTTCTAAAGGAGAGAAAAAAATGAGAGAAGGTTTCTTAGTAAAAACAAGAGAAAATTTAGAACTTGGCTTCTAACGTTTGTAATCATCACTACGGAATGAATAAAGATAGATCCCGTAGCTGTTAATGACattccttctctttcttttctattcttACATTGCGGAACAGTAACGTCAAGAATGTAAGTCGTCGTCTACATTTGATGCCCTTTTTTAATCTTAAAGAGTTTGTTATTGCTCAATATTCTTTGATCTGGAGGTTATTATCTTTGGCTAGGATTATcctctatttttttatttaattagtttacaAAATGATTTAGCAATTTTTTGGtaaaacaatttggcgccgtctgtgggaatTTTCTAGCCAAAATATTAGTTCCCTCTAGATCTAAAGCCAGCCAAAGTATTACTTCTCGGTTGTCATAGCCTCACCATTTCAGTATAAACACCAACTTGAAAAAGTGGTAGACAAGCTTTGGAAATAACCAAACCAATCAAGGTCAGATCTTTGCACGAAATCGAAATTATGTCTGATATGTATACAAAATTCACGTCTCGGTGTAACGATGGGTTTGGTACGTCATACGAGTACTCAAAGTGGGATTACGGACACTACGCACTTAGCACGTCTGCAATCCTATTTGTTATATTAACATCATATATCGATCTATACTTCCACCTCTTAGGGAAGGACGATAGCCTACTATGTGATTCTTTGAAATAACCAGCTTATCTTGCCTTATTTTTGTACCTGTATGCACAGTGTGTAATTTATGTACAGAGTATAACTTATGTTTCCCTTATTTTTGCGCACATCGGACGGGATCAGACCGGGACCCAAGCTCGAGATCCCAACGAGCAAAGTATGTTCAGCCCATAAGAAGCCTAGACGTGACTAACGGCGAAGCCAAACACGAGGCTACCAAATTTGAAACCGCCATTCGAGTACAGGATAAAACGAGTCGCCCTACAGCGCCCTTCTCCCCTCGCCGACTTATCAGGTCAAGGTAACATGCAATTTCGTTTGGGTTTAacttgtcatttttcttttttggattgGGATAGGAACACGAGCATTCTCACAGGTGCGTGAACAAGGAACAAACGCCACCGTACACGTCGGGAAAACGTTCCACACCATACCATCCCGCGGACAACGGTCGAGCAAGACCCTCCACACCGTACCATATTACAAATAACAGACAAACGGGTCAGAACAAACCGGCATTATTAAGAAAATCTCCATGACCTGGGACTAAGCGGTGAGCCCATGGAACGTACAACCTCTCCAACATAGGCAGTACATGAACTCGAAAAACTTGCAC includes the following:
- the LOC107789482 gene encoding uncharacterized protein LOC107789482 codes for the protein MVSLPRHRAILFSPNSPTRIAFLVIPSYNRQQPNNRPKRRCIFVEHLKSNPFTSHLLARSLASSSSVMGSLSALNEPLPYPIARRDESVVDNYHGVNVPDPYRWLEDPDSEETKEFVEKQVNLTDLVLKTCETREKLREKITKLYDFPKYEVPFRAGDKYFYFHNSGLQPQKVLYVQDSLDGEPEVLLDPNTLSEDGTVALSICSISEDAKYLAYGISSSGSDWVTIKVMQVDDKSVNPDVVSWVKFSDASWTHDSKGFFYSRYPAPNDGESLDAGTETHANLNHEVYYHRLGTDQSDDILCWKDPENPKCTRSASVTEDGKYVLLYTYENCDPVNKVYYCDLSALPDGIEGYKGRNELLPFIKLVDNFDASYDCVANDGTAFTFRTNKDAPKYKLVRVDLKEPDSWSDIVREDEKDVLESAVAVNDNQLVVSYLSDVKNVLQLRDLKAGVLLHHLPIDIGTVSGISARRKDSTIFIGFTNFLIPGIIYECDLKAEVPNLKVFRETVVPGFDHTEFQVNQVFVPSKDGVKIPMFIVAGKDISLDGSHPCLLYGYGGFNISITPYFSVGRVVIAKHLGVVFCIANIRGGGEYGEDWHKAGSLSKKQNCFDDFISAAEYLVTAGYTQPEKLCIEGGSNGGLLVGACINQRPDLFGCALAHVGVMDMLRFHKFTIGHAWTSDYGCSDKEEEFQWLIKYSPLHNVRRPWEQSPDQESQYPSTMLLTADHDDRVVPLHSLKLLATMQYVLCTSLEKSPQTNPIIGRIDRKAGHGAGRPTQKVIDEAADKYAFMAKVLGASWVE